ATCGGTCTCCTTCGGCCGCCCGCGGCGTCAGTCGCCGCGAACCGCGCCCTTGAGCTCGTTCGACGCCTTGAACACCGGCACCAGCTTCGCCGGCACCATCACCTCGGCGCCCGATCGGGGGTTCCGGGCCTTCCGCGCCTTGCGCTCCCGGACCTTGAAGGTTCCGAACCCCCGGATCTCGATGTGCTTCCCCTCACTCAGCGCCCGCGAGATCGCGTTCAGCAACTGATCGACGATCGTCGCCGTCTCGCTCTTCGAGATCTTGGTTTGAGTCGAGATTTCATCTACGAGATCGGCTTTCGTCATGGCACCTCCATGCCAGCGCTGCTCCGGGGAACAGCGCGCAAGAATCTAGCATCGGCCTATCTAGGCGTCAATCAACGCAGGCGATACTCCAACAGGGGGCCCGAGGGGCGGATGCCCGCCACGCGGCCCATGAGGTTCATCTTCTCGTCCAGGAAATCCAGGAGCGTGACACGGCGCCGCTCCTTGCGCACGACCGAGGGCTTGCCGCCGATCCCCCCCAGCTCGCCGGCGATGTCGATCGCGTCGTCCAAGTCGCCGAGCACGTCCACGAATCCGTACTCCTGCGCCTGGTCGCCGGAAAAGACACGGCCGTCCGCGTACGGGAGAATGCGGTCGCGGCTCATCCCCCGCCCTTCCGCGATGGCGTCCACGAACTGGTCGTACACGTTCGTGAGAACGCCCTGGAGGAGCTCCCGCTCCTCGTCCGTCATCGGCCTCCAGATGGATCCGACATCCTTGAACTGACCCGTCTTGATCACCTCGAGCTTGACCCCGACCTTGCGGAAGAGCTCCTCGGTGTTCGGAAAGCTCATGATGACGCCGATGCTGCCCGTGAGCGTGCCGGGATTCGCGACGATCGTGTCCGCGGCGCAGGCCACGTAGTACCCGCCCGATGCGGCGACCCCGGCGAGCGAGGCCACGACGGGCTTGTCCTGCTTGCGCACCTTTTGAACGGCCTCGTAGATCTCCTGCGAAGCCGCGACGCCGCCGCCGGGACTGTCGATCCGGATCACGATGGCGTGCACGCTGGGATCGCGGCCGAGCCGCTCCAGCTGCTCGACCACGCTCTCCGACTCGGAGATGTCCCCCAGGACTTCCACCAAGCCGACGCGTCCGCCGATCGATCCCAGCGAGATCTGATCGCCGCTCAGCGCGAGGTGCACCACGAGGAACGCCAGCGCGACCGTGGCGACCGTGCCGCCGAGCAGGAGCGCGCATCCCAGGATCCACCGATTCTTCGCCAACCCGACCCCTCCGATCTGGAGACTTCTACGAGGGATAGCCTTCTCCAAGCTAGCAGAGGCGAAAGGGGGAGGCAAATGAAGGAAGGCGCCGCAGTCTCGCCACGGCGCCTTCGGGGGAGGACCCAGGGGGAGTGGGTCCTCGGAGCGGGTTGCCCCGCAAGATACAGTCCCCGCCTTTGTGTCGTGCATCCGGTGCCGTTGGAACTGCGTCGTCTCGTCGAGGGGATCAGCTCAGGACCGGACGATTCTCGCGATCACGGCAGGGACATATTCAGTTTTTTTGGTGCATCACCAACGCTCGATACGTACTGCAACCGGCGTTCCGGGAGGGGCGATCCCGAGGAACTTTCCAGGGCACGACACGGAGGGAGATGGCCCGATCTGGCCATACACAAGACGTTTATTAGTAGCTACTTACAGCCACTGCCGAATGTCGAGGATGAAGTTTGCGTGCGGCACGGTGGCACGCGGCGTCGGGCCCAGACGTCGTGGGCGGGATCGGGACTCGAAGTGGGCGCATCCGCCCACGGAGATGGGGTCCGCAGCCCAACCAGGCGGTGGCGCGAGCGGGTGATCGAGGTCGCGGAGAAGGCGAGCGGACGCGGAGAGGATCAGTCCCGGGCGAGGAGGCTCCGTCCCGTCATCTCGGCCGGCTGGGGCAGCCCCATCAGCTCGAGCAGGGTCGGGGCGACGTCGGCCAGGATCCCGTCCCGGATCGGGTACGCCTCGCTCCCGGCCGCGAGAATCGGGACGGGGTTCAGCGTGTGGGCCGTGTGAGGCTCCCCGGTCGCCTCGTCGACCATCTGCTCGGCGTTCCCGTGGTCGGCCGTCACCAGCGCGATCCCGCCTCGGCGCCGCACCGCGTCGACCACGCGCCCGAGGCAGGTGTCGACGGTCTGGACCGCCCGCACCGCCGCCTCGATCACGCCGGTATGCCCCACCATGTCGGCGTTCGCGTAGTTGAGGACGAAGAAGCCGTACCCGTTCGGATCGGCGAGCCTTCGCTCGAGCTCGGCCGTGACCTCGAGGGCGCTCATCTCGGGCTTCAGGTCGTAGGTGGTCACTTTCGGGGACGGGATCAGCACGCGGTCCTCGCCCGCAAACGGCGTCTCCTCGCTCCCGTTCAGGAAGTAGGTCACGTGCGCGTACTTCTCGGTCTCCGCGATCCGGAGCTGGCGGATCC
The genomic region above belongs to Candidatus Eisenbacteria bacterium and contains:
- a CDS encoding HU family DNA-binding protein codes for the protein MTKADLVDEISTQTKISKSETATIVDQLLNAISRALSEGKHIEIRGFGTFKVRERKARKARNPRSGAEVMVPAKLVPVFKASNELKGAVRGD
- the sppA gene encoding signal peptide peptidase SppA — protein: MAKNRWILGCALLLGGTVATVALAFLVVHLALSGDQISLGSIGGRVGLVEVLGDISESESVVEQLERLGRDPSVHAIVIRIDSPGGGVAASQEIYEAVQKVRKQDKPVVASLAGVAASGGYYVACAADTIVANPGTLTGSIGVIMSFPNTEELFRKVGVKLEVIKTGQFKDVGSIWRPMTDEERELLQGVLTNVYDQFVDAIAEGRGMSRDRILPYADGRVFSGDQAQEYGFVDVLGDLDDAIDIAGELGGIGGKPSVVRKERRRVTLLDFLDEKMNLMGRVAGIRPSGPLLEYRLR